The Streptomyces laurentii genome contains a region encoding:
- a CDS encoding hypothetical protein (Hypothetical protein XNR_3862 [Streptomyces albus J1074];~identified by MetaGeneAnnotator; putative) has translation MTRADDRTDVGTGSAATKVSVEAPAEVPAGPLLLGVRHHGPGSARAVAAALDAGRPKAVLVEGPPEADALVALAADEEMRPPVALLAHAVDDPGRAAFWPMAEFSPEWVAIRWALAHGVEVRFIDLPATHTLAAADPTWGDGEGEGDGEGCEGPDGQAGLRVDPLAEFAAAAGYDDPERWWEDSFELRGTTDPFAPFEAVAEAMGALREAYGHGGHARDPVREAYMRIQLRAARKRYGDDVAVVCGAWHVPALRRTGTATADRALLRGLPKVKTAMTWVPWTHRRLARRSGYGAGIESPGWYAHLFTAPDRPVVRWLTKVAGLLRDEDLAVSSAHVIEAVRLADSLAVLRGRPRPGLDETTDAVRAVMGDGSDVPLGLIHDRLVVGDVLGTVPDGAPAVPLQRDLERLQRSLRLKPEARERDLELDLRKDNDATRSRLLHRLRLLGVDWGEPVAGRGSTGTFRESWRLRWRPELHVQVAEAGVWGTTVEAAATARAQARAGGAGDLATVTALAEQCLLAGLTDALPAVLRALADRAALDADVSHLAQALPALARALRYGDVRATDTAALAEVAAGLAERICVGLPPACAGLDADAAAEMRARLDSVHAAIALLPTGPVASEDPAEDPDEDTAEGTGGSTGGSTEGSAEDRRTEDRNAPGAPGDGIVGRWAAVLGRLAVRERVPGVVRGRAARLLLDEGRLADDEAARLMGLALSPAAPPADAAAWIEGFVGGASGGGLLLVHDERLLGLVDAWLSGVPDDAFTGVLPLLRRTFASFEPGVRRTLGELAARGPAATGPRRPAAGPPGFADALDERRADAVLPLLHLILGTEVPA, from the coding sequence ATGACCCGCGCTGACGACCGGACGGATGTCGGGACGGGCTCCGCCGCCACCAAGGTTTCTGTCGAGGCTCCCGCCGAGGTTCCCGCCGGGCCGCTGCTGCTCGGGGTGCGGCACCACGGGCCCGGGTCCGCCCGCGCCGTCGCCGCCGCCCTCGACGCGGGCCGGCCCAAGGCGGTCCTGGTGGAGGGCCCGCCGGAGGCCGACGCGCTCGTGGCGCTCGCCGCCGACGAGGAGATGCGGCCCCCGGTCGCGCTGCTCGCGCACGCGGTGGACGATCCGGGCCGGGCCGCGTTCTGGCCGATGGCCGAGTTCTCGCCCGAGTGGGTCGCGATCCGCTGGGCCCTCGCGCACGGTGTCGAGGTCCGCTTCATCGACCTGCCCGCCACACACACGCTGGCCGCCGCCGACCCCACCTGGGGCGACGGGGAAGGCGAAGGCGACGGCGAGGGCTGCGAGGGACCGGACGGGCAGGCGGGCCTGCGCGTCGACCCGCTCGCCGAGTTCGCCGCGGCCGCCGGATACGACGATCCCGAACGCTGGTGGGAGGACTCCTTCGAACTGCGCGGCACCACCGACCCGTTCGCCCCCTTCGAGGCCGTCGCCGAGGCGATGGGCGCGCTGCGCGAGGCGTACGGGCACGGCGGCCACGCCCGCGACCCGGTCCGCGAGGCGTACATGCGGATCCAGCTCCGGGCCGCCCGCAAGCGGTACGGGGACGACGTGGCCGTGGTCTGCGGCGCCTGGCACGTCCCCGCCCTGCGCCGCACGGGCACCGCCACCGCCGACCGGGCCCTGCTGCGGGGCCTGCCCAAGGTGAAGACCGCGATGACGTGGGTGCCGTGGACCCACCGCAGACTCGCCCGGCGCTCCGGGTACGGGGCGGGCATCGAGTCCCCCGGCTGGTACGCGCACCTGTTCACCGCGCCCGACCGGCCCGTGGTCCGCTGGCTGACGAAGGTCGCCGGACTGCTGCGGGACGAGGACCTCGCCGTCTCCTCCGCCCATGTCATCGAGGCCGTACGGCTCGCCGACTCGCTCGCCGTGCTGCGCGGCCGGCCGCGGCCCGGGCTCGACGAGACCACCGACGCCGTCCGGGCCGTCATGGGCGACGGCTCGGACGTGCCGCTCGGCCTGATCCACGACCGGCTCGTGGTCGGCGACGTTCTCGGCACCGTCCCGGACGGCGCCCCCGCCGTCCCGCTCCAGCGGGACCTCGAACGGCTCCAGCGTTCCCTGCGCCTCAAACCCGAGGCGCGGGAGCGCGATCTCGAACTCGACCTGCGCAAGGACAACGACGCCACCCGCAGCCGGCTGCTGCACCGGCTGCGGCTCCTCGGCGTCGACTGGGGCGAGCCGGTGGCGGGACGCGGTTCCACCGGTACGTTCCGGGAGAGCTGGCGGCTGCGCTGGCGGCCGGAGCTGCACGTCCAGGTCGCCGAGGCGGGCGTATGGGGCACCACCGTCGAGGCCGCCGCCACCGCCCGGGCCCAGGCCCGGGCGGGCGGGGCCGGCGACCTCGCCACCGTCACCGCCCTCGCCGAACAGTGCCTGCTCGCCGGACTGACCGACGCCCTGCCTGCGGTCCTGCGCGCCCTCGCGGACCGCGCCGCGCTCGACGCCGACGTCTCCCACCTGGCCCAGGCCCTGCCCGCGCTCGCCCGTGCCCTGCGGTACGGGGACGTGCGCGCCACCGACACGGCGGCGCTCGCCGAGGTCGCCGCCGGGCTCGCCGAACGGATCTGCGTCGGCCTCCCGCCCGCCTGCGCCGGCCTCGACGCGGACGCCGCCGCCGAGATGCGCGCCCGCCTCGACTCCGTCCACGCGGCGATCGCCCTGCTTCCGACGGGACCCGTCGCGAGCGAGGACCCGGCAGAGGACCCCGACGAGGACACGGCCGAAGGGACCGGGGGCTCCACCGGGGGCTCCACAGAGGGCTCTGCCGAGGACAGGCGAACCGAGGATCGGAATGCTCCGGGAGCCCCAGGCGACGGCATCGTCGGGCGGTGGGCCGCGGTGCTCGGCCGCCTCGCCGTACGGGAACGGGTGCCCGGGGTGGTGCGCGGGCGGGCCGCCCGGCTGCTGCTCGACGAGGGACGGCTCGCCGACGACGAGGCCGCCCGGCTGATGGGCCTCGCCCTTTCACCGGCCGCGCCGCCCGCCGACGCCGCCGCGTGGATCGAGGGCTTCGTCGGCGGCGCGTCGGGCGGCGGACTGCTGCTCGTCCACGACGAGCGGCTGCTCGGCCTGGTCGACGCCTGGCTGAGCGGCGTACCGGACGACGCCTTCACCGGGGTGCTGCCGCTGCTGCGGCGTACGTTCGCCTCGTTCGAGCCGGGCGTACGGCGCACCCTCGGCGAACTCGCCGCCCGCGGCCCCGCCGCCACCGGCCCGCGCCGCCCGGCGGCCGGCCCGCCCGGGTTCGCCGACGCCCTCGACGAGCGGCGCGCCGACGCCGTACTGCCCCTGCTCCACCTCATCCTCGGCACGGAGGTCCCCGCGTGA
- a CDS encoding ATPase (ATPase [Amycolatopsis mediterranei U32];~P-loop containing Nucleoside Triphosphate Hydrolases; cl09099;~identified by MetaGeneAnnotator; putative), with the protein MTLTEHSTDVAAEQTVEQALRPHAEDAFAHELAALAAADDRPRPARWRLSPWAVATYLLGGTLPDGTVITPKYVGPRRTVEVAVTTLATDRALLLLGVPGTAKTWVSEHLAAAVSGDSTLLVQGTAGTPEEAIRYGWNYAQLLAHGPSRDALVPSPVMRAMADGMTARVEELTRIPADVQDTLITILSEKTLPIPELGEEVQAVGGFNLIATANDRDRGVNELSSALRRRFNTVVLPLPATPEAEVDIVARRVDQIGRSLDLPAVPEGVEEIRRVVTVFRELRDGVTADGRTKLKSPSGTLSTAEAISVVTGGLALAAHFGDGVLRSGDIAAGLLGAVVRDPAVDRVIWQEYLETVVRERHDWKDFYRACREVSA; encoded by the coding sequence ATGACCCTGACCGAACACTCCACGGACGTCGCTGCCGAGCAGACCGTCGAGCAGGCCCTGCGGCCGCACGCCGAGGACGCCTTCGCCCACGAACTCGCCGCGCTCGCCGCCGCCGACGACCGTCCGCGCCCCGCCCGCTGGCGGCTCTCGCCCTGGGCCGTCGCCACGTACCTCCTCGGCGGGACGCTGCCCGACGGCACGGTGATCACACCGAAGTACGTGGGCCCGCGCCGTACCGTCGAGGTCGCCGTCACCACGCTCGCCACCGACCGCGCGCTGCTCCTGCTCGGTGTGCCCGGCACGGCCAAGACCTGGGTGTCCGAGCACCTGGCCGCCGCCGTCAGCGGCGACTCCACGCTGCTCGTCCAGGGCACCGCCGGCACGCCCGAGGAGGCCATCCGGTACGGGTGGAACTACGCGCAGCTGCTCGCCCACGGCCCCAGCCGCGACGCCCTCGTGCCCAGCCCCGTCATGCGCGCCATGGCGGACGGCATGACCGCCCGCGTCGAGGAACTGACCCGCATCCCGGCGGACGTCCAGGACACCCTCATCACCATCCTGTCCGAGAAGACCCTGCCGATCCCCGAACTCGGCGAGGAGGTGCAGGCCGTCGGCGGCTTCAACCTCATCGCCACCGCCAACGACCGCGACCGCGGCGTCAACGAGTTGTCCAGCGCGCTGCGCCGCCGCTTCAACACGGTCGTGCTGCCGCTGCCCGCCACCCCGGAGGCCGAGGTCGACATCGTGGCCCGGCGCGTCGACCAGATCGGCCGCTCGCTCGACCTGCCGGCCGTGCCGGAGGGCGTGGAGGAGATCCGCCGGGTCGTCACCGTCTTCCGCGAACTGCGCGACGGGGTGACCGCCGACGGCCGGACGAAGCTCAAGTCGCCGTCCGGGACGCTGTCCACGGCCGAGGCGATCTCCGTCGTGACCGGCGGTCTGGCGCTGGCCGCGCACTTCGGCGACGGGGTGCTGCGGTCCGGCGACATCGCCGCCGGACTCCTTGGCGCGGTGGTCCGCGATCCGGCCGTCGACCGGGTGATCTGGCAGGAGTACCTGGAGACGGTGGTGAGAGAGCGGCACGACTGGAAGGACTTCTACCGTGCCTGCCGCGAGGTGAGCGCATGA
- a CDS encoding succinyl-CoA synthetase subunit beta (ATP-grasp domain; cl03087;~CoA-ligase; cl02894;~catalyzes the interconversion of succinyl-CoA and succinate;~identified by MetaGeneAnnotator; putative;~succinyl-CoA synthetase subunit beta [Mycobacterium tuberculosis F11];~succinyl-CoA synthetase subunit beta; Provisional; PRK00696), whose protein sequence is MDLFEYQARDLFAKHGVPVLAGEVIDTPEAAREATERLGGKSVVKAQVKVGGRGKAGGVKLAATPDEAVARATDILGMDIKGHTVHKVMIAETAPEILEEYYVSYLLDRTNRTFLAMASVAGGMDIEEVAEKTPEKLAKVPVDANKGVDIETAKAIVAQAQFPAEVADKVAEVMVTLWKTFVAEDALLVEVNPLAKVASGDVIALDGKVSLDDNADFRHPDHEALADKAAANPLEAAAKEKGLNYVKLDGEVGIIGNGAGLVMSTLDVVAYAGENHGGVKPANFLDIGGGASAEVMANGLEIILGDADVKSVFVNVFGGITACDEVANGIVQALQLLASKGEEVTKPLVVRLDGNNAELGRKILSDANHPLVQRVDTMDGAADKAAELAAAK, encoded by the coding sequence GTGGACCTGTTCGAGTACCAGGCGAGGGACCTCTTCGCCAAGCACGGTGTACCGGTGCTGGCCGGTGAAGTCATCGACACGCCTGAGGCGGCGCGCGAGGCCACCGAGCGACTGGGCGGCAAGTCGGTCGTCAAGGCGCAGGTGAAGGTCGGCGGCCGCGGCAAGGCCGGCGGCGTCAAGCTGGCCGCCACCCCGGACGAGGCCGTCGCCCGCGCGACGGACATCCTGGGCATGGACATCAAGGGCCACACGGTCCACAAGGTGATGATCGCGGAGACCGCTCCGGAGATCCTCGAGGAGTACTACGTCTCGTACCTCCTCGACCGCACCAACCGCACCTTCCTCGCCATGGCCTCCGTCGCCGGTGGCATGGACATCGAGGAGGTCGCCGAGAAGACCCCCGAGAAGCTCGCGAAGGTCCCGGTGGACGCCAACAAGGGCGTCGACATCGAGACGGCGAAGGCCATCGTCGCCCAGGCCCAGTTCCCGGCCGAGGTCGCGGACAAGGTCGCCGAGGTCATGGTGACCCTGTGGAAGACCTTCGTCGCCGAGGACGCGCTCCTCGTCGAGGTCAACCCGCTCGCGAAGGTCGCCTCCGGCGACGTCATCGCGCTCGACGGCAAGGTCTCCCTGGACGACAACGCGGACTTCCGCCACCCCGACCACGAGGCCCTGGCCGACAAGGCCGCCGCCAACCCGCTCGAGGCCGCCGCCAAGGAGAAGGGCCTCAACTACGTCAAGCTCGACGGCGAGGTCGGCATCATCGGCAACGGCGCGGGCCTGGTCATGTCGACCCTGGACGTCGTCGCGTACGCCGGTGAGAACCACGGCGGCGTGAAGCCGGCCAACTTCCTCGACATCGGTGGCGGCGCCTCCGCCGAGGTCATGGCGAACGGCCTGGAGATCATCCTGGGCGACGCGGACGTCAAGTCCGTGTTCGTCAACGTCTTCGGTGGCATCACCGCCTGTGACGAGGTCGCCAACGGCATCGTCCAGGCCCTCCAGCTCCTCGCCTCGAAGGGCGAGGAGGTCACCAAGCCGCTGGTCGTGCGCCTCGACGGCAACAACGCGGAGCTGGGTCGCAAGATCCTGTCCGACGCCAACCACCCGCTCGTGCAGCGTGTGGACACCATGGACGGCGCGGCCGACAAGGCCGCCGAGCTCGCGGCTGCGAAGTAA
- a CDS encoding hypothetical protein (Hypothetical protein XNR_3859 [Streptomyces albus J1074];~identified by MetaGeneAnnotator; putative) — MDAWEELVTSALLGTDRKPPATGAGDAAPVALLGAAAVQTVRRRAGLRPGPAAPALEAAPEDGRGALPEAARRRLGQLLAGRSAPSAGRRGAVPDLTELLPQWLAAANERGYRAPAAALPALLDAARARTDLRPAALAFAGPRGLWLARLNPDWRFALRGTAGGGTLPDPADEPAVLALWEEGLFAERVALLAAVRARDAERGRALLASTWGTERAEDRLMFLDSLRAGLGPADEEFLEAALSDRSRNVRATAAELLSALPASALAGRMAERAASCVSLDRTEGAETIVVEAPHECDAGMVHDGVAATPPTGRGERSWWLGQLVEAAPLDCWSARFGGRDPERIVALPVTDDWRAELHAAWCRAAVRQRDADWSRALLGAPGAPQATGPGSSSLAERARLLSTLPAEERAAWVAAFIAAHGLSEAFQLLGVCAVPWSDGLGGAVVDALDIARDAGSYPWSFSGVMGLAERCLAPAAAPRLAVLTVLPAEESEDVSPGAGGYWAEAFQRLVATLELRAAMHAELAGDA, encoded by the coding sequence ATGGACGCCTGGGAAGAGCTCGTCACGTCGGCCCTGCTGGGCACGGACCGCAAGCCGCCCGCGACGGGCGCCGGGGACGCCGCGCCCGTCGCGCTGCTCGGTGCCGCCGCCGTGCAGACCGTACGGCGCAGGGCGGGGCTGCGCCCGGGACCGGCCGCGCCCGCGCTCGAAGCGGCGCCCGAGGACGGGCGCGGGGCGCTGCCCGAGGCGGCGCGGCGCAGACTGGGACAGTTGCTGGCCGGGCGCTCCGCGCCGTCCGCCGGGCGGCGCGGGGCGGTCCCGGACCTGACCGAGCTGCTGCCGCAGTGGCTGGCGGCCGCGAACGAGCGCGGCTACCGGGCCCCGGCCGCCGCGCTGCCCGCGCTCCTCGACGCGGCCCGCGCCCGGACCGACCTGCGGCCTGCGGCGCTCGCCTTCGCCGGGCCGCGCGGACTGTGGCTGGCCCGGCTGAACCCGGACTGGAGGTTCGCGCTGCGCGGCACCGCCGGCGGCGGCACCCTGCCCGATCCGGCGGACGAGCCGGCGGTCCTGGCGCTGTGGGAGGAGGGCCTGTTCGCGGAGCGGGTCGCGCTGCTCGCGGCCGTGCGCGCGCGGGACGCGGAGCGGGGCCGGGCGCTGCTCGCGTCGACGTGGGGCACCGAGCGCGCCGAGGACCGGCTGATGTTCCTGGACTCGCTGCGGGCCGGACTGGGCCCGGCGGACGAGGAGTTCCTGGAGGCGGCCCTGTCCGACCGCAGCCGCAACGTCCGTGCCACGGCCGCCGAGCTGCTGTCCGCGCTGCCGGCCTCCGCGCTGGCCGGGCGGATGGCGGAGCGGGCCGCGTCGTGCGTGTCCCTGGACCGTACGGAGGGGGCGGAGACGATCGTCGTCGAGGCGCCGCACGAGTGCGACGCGGGCATGGTGCACGACGGCGTGGCCGCGACCCCGCCGACGGGGCGCGGCGAACGCTCGTGGTGGCTCGGCCAGTTGGTCGAGGCCGCGCCGCTGGACTGCTGGAGCGCGCGGTTCGGCGGCCGGGACCCGGAGCGGATCGTGGCGCTGCCGGTCACCGACGACTGGCGCGCCGAACTGCACGCGGCGTGGTGCCGGGCGGCGGTCCGCCAGCGGGACGCGGACTGGTCGCGGGCGCTGCTGGGTGCCCCCGGCGCGCCGCAGGCCACCGGCCCGGGATCGTCCTCGCTCGCCGAGCGGGCCCGGCTGCTCTCCACGCTTCCGGCGGAGGAACGGGCCGCGTGGGTCGCCGCGTTCATCGCGGCGCACGGCCTGTCGGAGGCGTTCCAGCTGCTCGGCGTCTGCGCGGTCCCGTGGTCGGACGGGCTGGGCGGGGCGGTCGTCGACGCCCTGGACATCGCCCGGGACGCGGGCAGTTACCCGTGGAGTTTCAGCGGGGTGATGGGCCTGGCCGAGCGCTGTCTCGCGCCGGCCGCCGCGCCTCGCCTCGCGGTGCTGACCGTCCTGCCCGCCGAGGAGTCCGAGGACGTCTCCCCCGGCGCGGGCGGCTACTGGGCGGAGGCGTTCCAGCGGCTCGTCGCGACCCTGGAACTGCGCGCCGCCATGCACGCCGAACTGGCGGGAGACGCCTGA
- a CDS encoding zinc finger SWIM domain-containing protein (identified by MetaGeneAnnotator; putative;~zinc finger SWIM domain-containing protein [Streptomyces davawensis JCM4913]) encodes MATRTVVPMTEQGERWTSEQVLALAPDDASRKAGSKLGTPGPWSGTGWGGQGAKEGAGALWGRCAGSGRTSYRAAVDLAGPAYTCSCPSRKFPCKHVLGLLLLWAGDAHEDGDGTAARVTRAEGAPDWAESWLAERRTRAAAAPAAPADPEPARRRTERRAARITAGAQELERRLADLLRGGLAAAEQTGYGLWEETAARMVDAQAPGLASRVRELGALPGSGPGWPVRLLEECALTHLLDQAWLAGDRLSAPLAATVRIRVGLTASPEGPVLRDRWQVLAQYDTADARLTTRRIWLYGHDGGHTALLLSYGAAGRAPQRALPVGTVLDAALRPYEGGGPRAELVEQFAAPSPTAGPPRGGPVGAALDAYGRALTDDPWLDAWPVTLTDVVPARAEYGWQLADAGIGRSGTSAIGTGNTDTRDIGTDPTATREAIPLTQAAQERAGLWRLIALSGGGPLTVFGEVGHQGFSPLAAWSPAAPAETVPLM; translated from the coding sequence GTGGCGACCCGTACGGTCGTTCCCATGACTGAGCAGGGGGAGCGCTGGACGTCGGAACAGGTGCTGGCTCTGGCTCCTGACGACGCGTCGCGCAAGGCGGGAAGCAAGCTGGGCACACCGGGCCCGTGGTCCGGCACGGGGTGGGGAGGCCAGGGGGCGAAGGAGGGGGCGGGGGCCCTCTGGGGCCGGTGCGCGGGGAGCGGCAGGACGTCGTACCGGGCGGCCGTGGACCTCGCGGGCCCGGCGTACACGTGCTCCTGTCCGAGCCGGAAGTTCCCGTGCAAGCACGTCCTGGGACTGCTGCTGCTCTGGGCGGGGGACGCTCACGAGGACGGCGACGGAACGGCGGCGCGGGTGACGCGCGCCGAGGGGGCTCCCGACTGGGCGGAGAGCTGGCTCGCGGAGCGCCGGACCAGGGCGGCCGCGGCGCCGGCCGCGCCCGCCGACCCGGAGCCGGCCCGCCGCCGGACCGAGCGGCGGGCGGCGCGGATCACCGCGGGCGCGCAGGAGCTGGAGCGGCGCCTCGCCGATCTGCTGCGCGGCGGTCTCGCGGCGGCCGAGCAGACGGGGTACGGGCTGTGGGAGGAGACCGCGGCCCGCATGGTCGACGCCCAGGCGCCCGGACTCGCGAGCCGGGTAAGGGAGTTGGGGGCGCTGCCGGGTTCGGGTCCCGGCTGGCCGGTACGGCTCCTGGAGGAGTGCGCGCTGACCCATCTGCTCGACCAGGCGTGGCTCGCGGGCGACCGGCTGTCGGCGCCCCTCGCGGCGACGGTCCGTATCCGGGTCGGTCTGACGGCCTCGCCCGAGGGGCCCGTGCTGCGCGACCGCTGGCAGGTTCTCGCCCAGTACGACACCGCCGACGCGCGTCTGACGACCCGCCGGATCTGGCTGTACGGCCACGACGGCGGGCACACGGCGCTGCTCCTCTCCTACGGCGCGGCGGGCCGGGCACCGCAGCGGGCCCTGCCCGTCGGCACCGTCCTGGACGCGGCGCTGCGGCCGTACGAGGGAGGGGGCCCGCGCGCCGAACTGGTCGAGCAGTTCGCCGCCCCGTCCCCGACGGCCGGTCCGCCCCGCGGCGGTCCGGTCGGCGCGGCCCTCGACGCCTACGGCCGCGCCCTGACCGACGACCCCTGGCTGGACGCCTGGCCGGTGACCCTGACGGATGTCGTCCCGGCCCGCGCGGAGTACGGCTGGCAGCTCGCGGACGCCGGAATCGGGCGCAGCGGGACCAGCGCGATCGGCACCGGGAACACGGACACCAGAGACATCGGCACCGACCCCACGGCCACACGCGAGGCGATACCCCTGACCCAGGCCGCCCAGGAACGGGCCGGCCTGTGGCGGCTGATCGCCCTGTCCGGCGGCGGCCCGCTGACGGTCTTCGGCGAGGTCGGCCACCAGGGCTTCAGCCCGCTGGCCGCCTGGTCCCCGGCCGCGCCCGCCGAAACGGTGCCGCTGATGTGA
- a CDS encoding von willebrand factor type A (Von Willebrand factor type A (vWA) domain was originally foundin the blood coagulation protein von Willebrand factor (vWF). Typically, the vWA domain is made up of approximately 200 amino acid residues folded into a classic a/b para-rossmann type of...; cl00057;~identified by MetaGeneAnnotator; putative;~metal ion-dependent adhesion site (MIDAS);~von Willebrand factor type A [Amycolatopsis mediterranei U32]), protein MSTPLNPPGTAATSATTSDERLRRWRLVLGGGPADGTGRALTGADAAMDGALTALYGKDDKKEGEGRTSRGGRDRHGGLGGSAPSVARWLGDIRTYFPSSVVQVMQRDAIDRLGLATLLLEPEMLAAVEPDVHLVGTLLSLDKAMPETTRETARTVVRKVVDDLEARLATRTRTTLTGALDRSARISRPRHRDIDWDRTIRANLAHYLPEHRTIVPERLIGHGRASRAVKKEVVLCVDQSGSMAPSVVYSAVFGAVLASMRALATRLVVFDTAVVDLTEQLDDPVDLLFGTQLGGGTDINRALAYCQSRITRPADTVVVLISDLYEGGIRDEMLKRVAAMKASGVQFVALLALSDEGAPGYDREHAAALAQLGVPAFACTPDLFPEVMAAALEKRPLPIPES, encoded by the coding sequence GTGAGCACCCCCCTGAACCCGCCGGGGACCGCGGCCACGTCCGCGACCACGTCCGACGAGCGGCTGCGCCGCTGGCGGCTGGTCCTCGGCGGCGGCCCGGCCGACGGCACCGGCCGCGCCCTGACCGGCGCCGACGCCGCCATGGACGGCGCGCTGACCGCCCTGTACGGCAAGGACGACAAGAAGGAGGGGGAGGGCAGGACGTCCCGCGGCGGCCGGGACCGGCACGGCGGGCTCGGCGGCTCCGCGCCGTCCGTCGCCCGCTGGCTCGGCGACATCCGTACGTACTTCCCGAGCTCCGTCGTCCAGGTCATGCAGCGCGACGCGATCGACCGGCTCGGCCTGGCCACGCTGCTCCTGGAGCCGGAGATGCTGGCGGCCGTCGAGCCCGACGTGCATCTCGTCGGCACCCTGCTGTCGCTCGACAAGGCCATGCCGGAGACCACCAGGGAGACCGCGCGGACCGTCGTCCGCAAGGTCGTCGACGACCTGGAGGCGCGGCTCGCGACCCGGACCCGGACCACCCTCACCGGCGCCCTGGACCGCTCGGCCCGGATCAGCCGGCCCCGGCACCGCGACATCGACTGGGACCGCACCATCCGCGCCAACCTGGCGCACTACCTCCCCGAGCACCGCACGATCGTCCCCGAGCGGCTGATCGGCCACGGGCGGGCGTCGCGGGCGGTGAAGAAGGAGGTCGTGCTGTGTGTCGACCAGTCGGGTTCGATGGCGCCCTCCGTCGTCTACTCCGCCGTCTTCGGTGCCGTCCTCGCCTCGATGCGCGCGCTCGCCACCCGGCTCGTCGTCTTCGACACCGCCGTCGTCGACCTCACCGAACAGCTCGACGACCCCGTCGACCTGCTCTTCGGCACCCAGCTCGGCGGCGGTACGGACATCAACCGCGCGCTCGCCTACTGCCAGTCGAGGATCACCCGCCCCGCCGACACCGTCGTCGTCCTCATCAGCGACCTGTACGAGGGCGGCATCCGGGACGAGATGCTCAAGCGGGTCGCGGCGATGAAGGCGTCCGGGGTGCAGTTCGTGGCCCTCCTCGCGCTCTCCGACGAGGGCGCGCCCGGCTACGACCGGGAGCACGCCGCCGCCCTCGCCCAGCTCGGCGTCCCCGCCTTCGCCTGCACCCCCGACCTCTTCCCGGAGGTCATGGCGGCCGCGCTGGAGAAGCGCCCGCTGCCGATACCGGAAAGCTGA
- a CDS encoding hypothetical protein (identified by MetaGeneAnnotator; putative;~sequence version:1), producing MRGSASDPVSGSARGGYGSGAYGFRRRDRHPDGRERVIEVHITPGSARPVVPRPRPGQGVNPVPRLPGWAPADPPPVPRATPPHLRSVTVITARSPAAI from the coding sequence GTGCGCGGTTCGGCGAGCGACCCGGTGAGCGGCTCGGCGCGCGGGGGATACGGGTCCGGGGCGTACGGATTCCGTCGCCGGGACCGCCACCCGGACGGACGCGAGCGCGTGATTGAGGTCCATATCACACCCGGGTCCGCCCGGCCCGTTGTGCCGCGACCCCGTCCCGGGCAGGGCGTGAACCCCGTTCCCCGCCTGCCGGGATGGGCCCCCGCGGACCCGCCCCCGGTGCCGCGCGCCACCCCGCCCCACCTACGGTCTGTGACGGTTATCACCGCTCGGTCGCCAGCCGCGATTTAG